TTCATCCGCCATGTTGGTCGTTACGGCAATGGTGAACCGTTCATTCATTCGTGGTTCGGCTCACTGTTTACGTATCAATTCAGTCACGCCTGGATCGACTTCCGCAATCGGATCGATGCAAAGGGAGTCGATTGGTTTGCCAATTCGGTCGCCGCTTCACGTGCGCATTACGATTTTGCCGTCGCAATGGATGCGAAATACACCACGCTTGGCCCGAACGCCTGGGGACTGACCGCGTGTGACGGGCCGAATGGTTATGAAGGACGCTACGGGGCACCACCGTCAGGGTACGACAACCGGGCACATCTGATCGACGACACCGTGCCACCGGCGGGGGCGATTGGTTCGATCATCTTTACTCCCGACGAATCGTTACAGGCAATGCGCTACTACTACTCGTTAGAACCCTTAAAAGGTGTGTATGGCTTCAACGATGCGTTCAACCTCAGCCGCAACTGGTATGCCACCGATGTTATCGGTATCGATAAAGGAATTTCACTGTTGATGCTGGCGAATTATCAAGACGGCTTAATCCACCGCATCACGATGGCTCATCCTGCTATTCTGGCCGGACTAGAGCGACTTGGGATCGAACAGCTTCAGGAGGAGTAATGCCCACGATTAAAGATGTTGCACGTCGTGCCGGCGTTAGTGTAACGGCAGCCTCATATGCGCTTAACCGTACCGGGACGATTAGTGAAGAGACACGTCAACGGGTATTACAGGCAGCCGAAGAGTTAAACTACCATCCCAATGCCTTCGCCCGTCATCTCAAAGCACGTCGTTCGCTTACCATCGGCGTGTTCATTACCCGCTTTGCCGGTGCGTTCTACGAAGAGATTCTCGATGGGATTCACGAGGTTATTCTTGCGACCGATTATGAGTTAATCGTCTGTCCAGAAACGCGAGTCGAACGTCGTATTTTCACGCATCGCCAGGTTGATGGCGCCATCGTCTTCGACACCAGCATTCCGAACGAACAGATTCTCCGGCTGGCAGGGCCGAAATTCCCGATTGTCGTGATGGATCGGTACCTGGAAAATAAATTTGTCTTTCCCATCCTGCTCGATAACCGGCAAGGGGTTGTGCAGGCGTTCAACCATCTCTACCGCCAGGGTTTACGGCGATTGGCCTATATCGCCGGTGCCCCAGACTCGTTCGACAACAACGAGCGCATGCAAGCCTTTTTAAATGAGGCAACGCGCCACCACCTATCACTCCGGGTCTATCCCGGTAATTTTACCGAACAGTCAGGATATGACGCTGCTCGTGCCATCATTGCTGATGGCGACTTACCTGAAGCGGTATTTTGCGCTAATGACCAGATGGCGATTGGCTTTATCCGGGCCATGCACGAACACGGCCTGGAAGCGCCTCGCGACATCGCTGTGGTTGGCTGCGACGACATTCAGATTGCACGCTACGTTCAACCACCACTGTCAACCATTGGCGCCTCACGGCGTGAATGGGGTGGAACCGCAGCCAAATGGCTCATGCGCTATATCGAACATGAAGAAACCTCACCACCGCAACGAATCCCGACAACCTTTATCGTCCGTGCCTCGTCATTGAAGCGACCTGAATTGTTGGAGTAACTTGTGGACACGTACACTCTCCTCAACTACGAGCGTGAAGGTGCTATCAACTTTTTCCGAGCGGGTACCAATCTCGATCCGAACAGTCCAGGCTATGGTCTGACTGTCGATGCGTTGCATCGTCCGCAAATCGCCTCGATTGCGTCGGTAGGTTTTGCACTCAGCGCATGGGTAATCGCCGTCGAGTACGGCATGATGCCGCGCAACGAGGCGCTGAATCTGGTGCGGGGAACACTGCGCACCCTCTGGGAACGAGTACCGCATCGATACGGTTTCTTTGCCCATTTTCTTGATCGCGATACCGCAGCCCGCTGGGGTCGCTGCGAATATTCCACCATCGATACGGCCCTGTGCCTGAATGGCGCCATCACGGCAGCCGCTTATTTTCACGATGCCGAAATCACCGAACTGACCGAACAGTTACTTGCCCGCATCGATTGGCACGCCTTTATCACCGAATGTGATCAGCAAAAGGTGCTACGAATGTCGTACAACCCTGATGCTGATGGAGATTATGTCACAAATGAACCGGGATTCATCAGCGTTTGGGATATGGCAGCCGAGCAGAAGATGATCTATCTGCAAGCGGCGTTACACCTCGACCCAACGACCGCACGTGCTCTCTACCGTGGCTTCCGCCGCGATAAAGGCGATTATCGCGGGCAGTCGATCATTATCAATCCCGGCGGCACATTGTTTGCGTATCAGTACACCGAAGCCTGGCTCGATGTCCGTACCTATCGCGATCCAGATGGTGTGGACTGGTTTACCAATACGCGCCTGGCTTCCATGGCCAATCGCGACTATTGTGTGAGCCTGCACGAGCGCTTTCGCACATATCACGCGAACAGTTGGGGGATCGGTTGCGGCGATACGCCGCGCGGTTATGTGGTAGCCGGCGCACCACCGGCCCTGATTCCACCTGAACCTGATGGCACAGTATCGATTAGCAATGCAACTGCCTGTCTCCCATTCATCCCGGATGATGTGCTGGCAATGCTCGATTATCTCTATCGCGAGCACCCACAAAGCTATGGCCGATACGGTTTCTACGACGCCTACAATCTCGACACGGTACCGGCCTGGTACAGTCACACCATCTATGGCATCAACAAGGGCTGTGCCCTCTTGATGCTGGAAAATGCCTGCACCGGATTAATCTGGGATATTTACACCAACAGCCCCATGATCCAACGCGCCCTGGCAGTGCTGGGGTTCACCCCGCAGCCATCAGCCCGCTAAGACAGCAAAGGAAGTGTTATGCCTGCATTCACCGCTCACCATCAACGCTTCTGGCTCGATGATCGACCACTGTTCATTCAGGCAGGTGAATTTCACTACTTCCGCACACCGGCTACCGATTGGGAGCAGCGCCTGGACTTGCTCGTGCGTGCCGGGTTCAATGCCGTTGCCTGCTATATTCCGTGGCTCTGGCATCAACCGCAACCCGATCAGATCGATCTGACCGGAACGACTCATCCGTTACGCAATCTGGCCGGCTTTCTCGATCTGGCAGCGCAGAAGGGACTCTACGTGATTGCGCGTCCTGGCCCATACATTATGGCCGAGACCATCAATGAAGGCATTCCGCCGTGGGTCTTTGATCATCATCCAGAGATTGCTCTCATCAATCAACACGGCACCGGCGAGAACGTCGCCAGTTTTATGCACCCGTCCTTCCTGAGCTGCGTTGCCGGCTGGTATCAGGCCGTCTTCGCAATCCTTTCACCACGTCAGATTACCCGTGGTGGCCCGATCCTCATGGTCCAACTCGATAACGAGATGGGAATGCTGCATTGGGTGCGGAATAGCTTCGACCTCAACCCAATCACGATGCAATACTTCGCCAACTGGCTCCAGGCGACGTATGGTGAGGATATGAGGGTTGATCCCCAGGTCCTGGCTACACGTCTGCGCCATGCCGAAGGGGCAGCGGGTGCACAACTGGTGGCCGATTATCGGCGCTTTTTCCGCAGTTATCTGCGTGACTATGCGCAGTGGCTCACTGCCGAAGCACGCCGACACGGCCTTGACACGCCTGCTGTGTTCAACATCCACGGTTTCGCTAACGGTGGCAAGACCTTTCCCATCGGTCTTTCACAACTTGCCGGTGTTTTACGCTTGCCTGATGTCATCAGTGCCACCGATGTCTACCCCGGTCAGATTGGCGAAGGCACCTTCCACCAGCTATTGCTGGTTAACGCAATGACCTGTGCCATCCAAAACCCTGATCAACCACTCTTTTCCATTGAGTTTCAGGCGGGTGGCAATCTTGACTTCAGCAATATGTCAAGTTCTTTCTACGACCTGCATACCCGTTTGTGCCTTTCCAACGGTATGCGGGCCATCAACCATTACCTCTTCTTTGATGGCGAGAACGACCCGATCCTCAGTCCGGTCAAACGGCACGATTGGGGTCATCCGGTTCGTAAAGATGGCACCCTGCGCAGCCACTACCACCGATATCCGCGTTTATCCCAGACCATAGCCAGCTACGGTGAGGCGCTCATCCTGGCTCGTCCTGAACCGGTAACAACCATCGGCTTTCGCCTTGATGATTTCATGACGGAAGTGAATCTCGCATGCACGCAAGAAGAGACAGCGATCATCACCCATCAACGCGAGGTCATCCTGTTTGATCTGATCGCTCGTGGTCTCGCCCTGACCCAACGTGATTTTCAGGCGCTCGATCTGCAACATACCGCTCCCGATCCCCACCAGGTGCCGCTACTGTGGGTGATGCTTGACTGTAATAGCGATCCTGCCACCGAACAGACCCTGATCAAGTACCTTGAGGCTGGCGGCAACGTGGTCTTGATCGGGCGCTTACGGGCCGATGGGGTATTGGCAAAAACCCTGAACGTTCAACCCCACACCGATCCACCATTCACATCACGCCGGGTACACATCTTTACCACCCCCGATATTCCGGCCAGCTTTGTACAAACCTATCAGGGTGATCTGGAAACCGTCTTTGCCACCGCGGACGGTGCGGCGGTCGGTTTCCGGAAACGAGTCGGGCACGGCGAACTGATTATGCTCGGCGCCTCATTCCCCATCACCAACCTCGATGATCTGCACGTGTTTCAGCAACTTGCCGCATGGGTTAACTGTCCAGCCCCATTTACCCTTTCGACCTGGGCTGATGTACGGCTGAGTCGTGGCCCTGATGGCGATTTTCTGTTCGTCAACCACTACGGCGACGATCCGCTGGAAACGCACATTCACTATCAAGGTCAGCCACTTTGTGATGGTCATCCCATTCGCCTGCCGGCCCGTAGTGGTGCCATTCTTCCGCTCAACTGGCAGGTACGCCCAGGGATCACCGTGCGCTATACGACGGTGGAAGTTCGCTCGATCACAGAAACTGCCGATGGCCTGACCTTCACCTTCGCCCAACCCGAAGGCTATGCCTGCTTTGCTGTACGTATCAATCAGGGAAGTACAGAAGATAGGAGTGAGTCGATACAACACGTTCACTTTACCAATGGCACCGCATCTGTGCAATGGCCCATCAGAACGACATAAGGATAGTGCAGGCAGCTCTACGTGCTCCGCATAGTCAGGGCTATCGTCTGTTTGTGGCAATACAACCGCAAGATACAACCTCATCAGGAGTACATCAACAATGAACGACGTCGAAGATCGAGTCAATACGCTGTTAGGGCAAATGACCCTCGAAGAAAAGATTGGGCAGTTAAACCAGCCTATGATCCACGGCCTGCCCGGCCTCGATCTCCTGCGCCAGGGCAAAGCTGGTTCGATCATTAATGCCTTCGGCGCCTTGAGTGGTCAGGGCTTCGATCACCTCAATAGTGCCGAACAATGCAATGCTCTCCAGCGCGCAGCACTGGAGTCGCGGCTAGGCATTCCTCTTCTGTTTGGCCGTGATATTATTCACGGTCAACGAACGGTGTTTCCAATTCCCCTGGCTCAGGCTGCCAGCTTCAATCCGTCACTCGTCGAGCAGATCAACCAGATTGCAGCCCGAGAAGCCAGTGCGCTCGGTATTCGCTGGACATTCGCGCCAATGCTGGACATTGCCCGTGATGCACGCTGGGGGCGGATCGCTGAAGGGTACGGCGAAGACCCCTTGTTAACCTCGCGGATGGCCGCAGCGGCAGTGCGCGGCTTTCAGGGCGACGATGTCAGTCAACCTGACCGCCTGGTTGCCTGTGCCAAACACTACGTCGGCTACGGTGCTGCCGAGGGTGGACGCGACTACGAGCAGGCCGAGATCTCCGAACCAACCCTACGCGATGTCTACCTCCCACCGTTTCGCGCCGCCGTCGCTGCCGGTGTCGGCACCATCATGAGTGCTTTTCTCGATCTGAACGGTATGCCGGCAACCGCCAATCGTCGGCTCCTGACCGACGTGCTCCGCAACGAATGGGGGTTCGATGGCTTTGTGGTATCTGACTGGGAGTCGGTTGGTGAACTGGTGCAGCATGGCATTGCTGAAGATCGCGCCCATGCCGCAGCACTCGCGCTGCGCGCCGGAGTCGATATGGATATGGTCAGCGGTGCCTATCTGGAGACGCTGGCCGAGAATGTACGGTGTGGACGAGTGACCCTGGCCGAGATCGATGAAGCAGTCCGCCGAATCTTGCGCATCAAGTGCCGGGCCGGTCTCTTTGAGCATCCACTGACCGACCCGGAACGGGCAATCCACGACATTTTGACGCCAAAAGCACGTGAATTGGCCCGCCAGGCAGCGCGTGAGACGATGGTGCTGCTCAAGAACGAGCGTCATCTGTTACCATTGCGCGACTTTCGCCGCATCCTGGTCGCCGGGCCTTTCGTGCACGCCACCGGCGAACTCTTTGGCACATGGACAATGGACGGGCGTGCCGAGGATGCGGTGCCGTTAGATCAGGCATTTCAAGCAATCGCACCGGCAGGTACCGATCTATGGTTTGCCGCCGCGCCTGATCTGGCCCTGAGTCGTGCCCACTATGCCGATGCCGTTGTCTTACTGGTTGGTGAGCATCCGGCTCGCTCCGGTGAAAATGCCAATGTCAGCGATCTCGGCTTACCACCGGGACAACTGGAATGGATTACGGCAATGGCTGCTATCGGCAAGCCGGTTGTACTGGTGGTCTTTGCCGGACGACCACTGGCGATTACCCGTGCCGTCGCCCAGGCCCAGGCCGTCATCTATGCCTGGCACCCCGGCCTTGAGGGAGCAGCCGCGCTGGCCGAAATCCTCTTCGGTCTGGCAACCCCAACCGGCCGTCTACCGGTCAGTATGCCACGCACCACCGGACAGGCACCTCTATACTACGCCCACAAACCATCCGGCAGACCGCTGGAAGCCGATGGCCCTTTCCGCACCCGCTATGTTGATATACCAACGGCGCCTCTCTTCCCGTTTGGCTATGGCCTGAGCTACACCAGCTTTAGCTACAGCGATCTACGCCTGAGCAGTGCGCATATGCGCGGCACATTAGAGATCAGCGCTTTGATCACTAACACCGGGGAACGCACCGGTAGCGAAGTCGTCCAACTGTATGTACGCGATCTGGTTGGCTCGCTTACCCGACCGGTGCGCGAATTGAAAGACTTTCAACGCATCACCCTCCAGCCGGGTGAAGCCCGCCGCGTCTCATTCATTCTGCGCGAAGAAGACCTGGCCTTCACCCGCGCTGATGGCAGTTGGGGCGTTGAACCGGGCCGCTTCAAAGTCTGGATTGCGCCCCATGCTGAAGCCGGATTAGAGGGGGAGTTTATTCTGTAGGTGAATAGCGTAGGGGTCATTCGTAGAGAATGGCCCCTACGCTATTTCATCACGGACGCTCAAACGGCTGACCAAGCGCCGCCGGCGCAGTTGCCCGCAGCCGACCGATCACGGCCAGCAGTGGCCGTTGCCAGACATCCGGCAGCGTGGCAACCCGACGCAGAATCAGGGGCGACGAAGCCAGATTCACCAGCGCCAGCACCAGGATCATCAGCACAAACGGCGCAACCTGCACAAGCTGGGCGGGAATATCGGGCAACGCACTCTGCGAACGGGTCGCCAGAATCTCCAGCGCCGCGAAGAGATAGCAGCCAAGCGCCACCCGTAATGGCCGCCAGCCACCGAAGATCACGATAGCCAGCACAATCCAGCCTGAGCCAAACGTGTGGCGGTAGCTCCATCCCTGCTTGAGATCGAGTGAAAAGGCTGCGCCCGCGATCCCCACCAGCACACCACCGAGGATCAGCATCGCATAGCGCCAGCGCTGCACATCAACCCCACGCGCATAGACCGCCGCCGGACGCTCGCCCAGCGCACGCACGATCAGCCCCACGCGCGTCGCATACAGCAGATAGGCCGTCGCCGGAATAAGCAGAAAACTGGCATAAATCACCGGATCGTGCCGAAAAAACAGCGTCCCCACAACCGGCAGATCGGCCAGGCCAGGAATGGGCATAAACGGCACCGCCGGGCCGGGCAGCCGCACAAACGGCGCACCGAGAAACGATGAGAGATCGGTACAGAGCAACGCCAGCACAAAACCCACCGCAGTCTGCGATTGACCGAGGGTAATACTGAAAACACCCAACACCACTGCCACCAGCGCACCGATCAGAGCCGCCGCCACAAAGCCCAGCAGCACATTCTGCGTCGTCACCGCGACGGCAAAGCCGGTCATCGCGGCCAGCAACATCGTCCCATCAAGCGAGAGGTTAATCACCCCGGCCCGCTCACTAATCGTCTCACCCATCGCGGCAATCACCAGGGGTGACGCTGCGGCCAGTACCGCTGCAATATCGATCCATAGTTGATTCATAGTCCAATCACACGATGTCTATGTCTTATGCTGGTTTTGATGTATCTTATGCCGTCGATATATCTCATCAGCCACGTGCGGCCTGGGTGTCCTTTCGCACGCGCGTCGCCAATGCAAAGAGGACTAATGCCCCCTGAAGCACACCGGCAATAGCGCTGTCAATTCCCAATGTCAGCGGCAACTGAATACTCCCTACGGTAAAGGCCGCAAAGGCAATCGTAACTGGCAGTAACCATCGCGGATCGGCCCGCGCCAGTAAGGCCACTAGCAAACCCAACAAACCGATCCCACTCGAAATATTTGGGATGAGCGCGTGATGGACAGCCACCACCTGTACCATACCGGCCAGCCCGGCCAGTGCACCACAGGCAGCCAGCGTCTCCAGCATCCGCCGGGCAGCCGCCACGCCCAACCGCCCGGCTGCCGCCGGGTTCAACCCGACAGCCCGCACCTCCAACCCCCAGCGCGTCTTCGTTAATGCCCACCAGACAACAGCCAGAGCCAGCAAGGCGATCACCGGCGCAGCCGGCGCCAACCGCAGCCGGTCAATCGTCGGCCACCAGAGTTCACGCGGCAACAAATCGGTTCCCGACAACGACGCCGATGTCTGTCGTCGCCACGGCCCCAACACCATATACATGGCAATACCGCTGGCGAGAAAGTTCATCCCCAGCCCGGCGAAGATTTCGCTGACACCGGCATAACGCCGCAAGAGACCGATCAGACCGGCCCAGAACGCGCCGCCAGCCATTCCGCATAACGCAGCCAGCAACCAGAGCAGCGGAGGCGACACATCGGGCCAGAGGCGCAGCGGAACCATCGCTGCAATCGCGCCCATGATCATCTGCCCTTCGACACCGAGGTTGTAGAGTCCACCGGCGAAAGTAATGCTCAGCCCAACCGCACAGAGCAAAAGCGGCGCAGCCAGCATAATCATATCGCTCAGGCGCACCGGCGTACTGAATGCACCGAACAGCACCAACCGGTAAGCGTCAAGCGGCGATACTCCCGTGCTCAGGAGAGCGAGCGTAGTAAACGCAAAAGCGGCCAGCAGCGCC
This genomic window from Chloroflexus aurantiacus J-10-fl contains:
- a CDS encoding beta-galactosidase, with the protein product MPAFTAHHQRFWLDDRPLFIQAGEFHYFRTPATDWEQRLDLLVRAGFNAVACYIPWLWHQPQPDQIDLTGTTHPLRNLAGFLDLAAQKGLYVIARPGPYIMAETINEGIPPWVFDHHPEIALINQHGTGENVASFMHPSFLSCVAGWYQAVFAILSPRQITRGGPILMVQLDNEMGMLHWVRNSFDLNPITMQYFANWLQATYGEDMRVDPQVLATRLRHAEGAAGAQLVADYRRFFRSYLRDYAQWLTAEARRHGLDTPAVFNIHGFANGGKTFPIGLSQLAGVLRLPDVISATDVYPGQIGEGTFHQLLLVNAMTCAIQNPDQPLFSIEFQAGGNLDFSNMSSSFYDLHTRLCLSNGMRAINHYLFFDGENDPILSPVKRHDWGHPVRKDGTLRSHYHRYPRLSQTIASYGEALILARPEPVTTIGFRLDDFMTEVNLACTQEETAIITHQREVILFDLIARGLALTQRDFQALDLQHTAPDPHQVPLLWVMLDCNSDPATEQTLIKYLEAGGNVVLIGRLRADGVLAKTLNVQPHTDPPFTSRRVHIFTTPDIPASFVQTYQGDLETVFATADGAAVGFRKRVGHGELIMLGASFPITNLDDLHVFQQLAAWVNCPAPFTLSTWADVRLSRGPDGDFLFVNHYGDDPLETHIHYQGQPLCDGHPIRLPARSGAILPLNWQVRPGITVRYTTVEVRSITETADGLTFTFAQPEGYACFAVRINQGSTEDRSESIQHVHFTNGTASVQWPIRTT
- a CDS encoding glycoside hydrolase family 3 N-terminal domain-containing protein, with product MNDVEDRVNTLLGQMTLEEKIGQLNQPMIHGLPGLDLLRQGKAGSIINAFGALSGQGFDHLNSAEQCNALQRAALESRLGIPLLFGRDIIHGQRTVFPIPLAQAASFNPSLVEQINQIAAREASALGIRWTFAPMLDIARDARWGRIAEGYGEDPLLTSRMAAAAVRGFQGDDVSQPDRLVACAKHYVGYGAAEGGRDYEQAEISEPTLRDVYLPPFRAAVAAGVGTIMSAFLDLNGMPATANRRLLTDVLRNEWGFDGFVVSDWESVGELVQHGIAEDRAHAAALALRAGVDMDMVSGAYLETLAENVRCGRVTLAEIDEAVRRILRIKCRAGLFEHPLTDPERAIHDILTPKARELARQAARETMVLLKNERHLLPLRDFRRILVAGPFVHATGELFGTWTMDGRAEDAVPLDQAFQAIAPAGTDLWFAAAPDLALSRAHYADAVVLLVGEHPARSGENANVSDLGLPPGQLEWITAMAAIGKPVVLVVFAGRPLAITRAVAQAQAVIYAWHPGLEGAAALAEILFGLATPTGRLPVSMPRTTGQAPLYYAHKPSGRPLEADGPFRTRYVDIPTAPLFPFGYGLSYTSFSYSDLRLSSAHMRGTLEISALITNTGERTGSEVVQLYVRDLVGSLTRPVRELKDFQRITLQPGEARRVSFILREEDLAFTRADGSWGVEPGRFKVWIAPHAEAGLEGEFIL
- a CDS encoding glucoamylase family protein, with amino-acid sequence MDTYTLLNYEREGAINFFRAGTNLDPNSPGYGLTVDALHRPQIASIASVGFALSAWVIAVEYGMMPRNEALNLVRGTLRTLWERVPHRYGFFAHFLDRDTAARWGRCEYSTIDTALCLNGAITAAAYFHDAEITELTEQLLARIDWHAFITECDQQKVLRMSYNPDADGDYVTNEPGFISVWDMAAEQKMIYLQAALHLDPTTARALYRGFRRDKGDYRGQSIIINPGGTLFAYQYTEAWLDVRTYRDPDGVDWFTNTRLASMANRDYCVSLHERFRTYHANSWGIGCGDTPRGYVVAGAPPALIPPEPDGTVSISNATACLPFIPDDVLAMLDYLYREHPQSYGRYGFYDAYNLDTVPAWYSHTIYGINKGCALLMLENACTGLIWDIYTNSPMIQRALAVLGFTPQPSAR
- a CDS encoding LacI family DNA-binding transcriptional regulator; translated protein: MPTIKDVARRAGVSVTAASYALNRTGTISEETRQRVLQAAEELNYHPNAFARHLKARRSLTIGVFITRFAGAFYEEILDGIHEVILATDYELIVCPETRVERRIFTHRQVDGAIVFDTSIPNEQILRLAGPKFPIVVMDRYLENKFVFPILLDNRQGVVQAFNHLYRQGLRRLAYIAGAPDSFDNNERMQAFLNEATRHHLSLRVYPGNFTEQSGYDAARAIIADGDLPEAVFCANDQMAIGFIRAMHEHGLEAPRDIAVVGCDDIQIARYVQPPLSTIGASRREWGGTAAKWLMRYIEHEETSPPQRIPTTFIVRASSLKRPELLE
- a CDS encoding ABC transporter permease translates to MNQLWIDIAAVLAAASPLVIAAMGETISERAGVINLSLDGTMLLAAMTGFAVAVTTQNVLLGFVAAALIGALVAVVLGVFSITLGQSQTAVGFVLALLCTDLSSFLGAPFVRLPGPAVPFMPIPGLADLPVVGTLFFRHDPVIYASFLLIPATAYLLYATRVGLIVRALGERPAAVYARGVDVQRWRYAMLILGGVLVGIAGAAFSLDLKQGWSYRHTFGSGWIVLAIVIFGGWRPLRVALGCYLFAALEILATRSQSALPDIPAQLVQVAPFVLMILVLALVNLASSPLILRRVATLPDVWQRPLLAVIGRLRATAPAALGQPFERP
- a CDS encoding ABC transporter permease, producing the protein MKRSTLITQATRPLLALLAAFAFTTLALLSTGVSPLDAYRLVLFGAFSTPVRLSDMIMLAAPLLLCAVGLSITFAGGLYNLGVEGQMIMGAIAAMVPLRLWPDVSPPLLWLLAALCGMAGGAFWAGLIGLLRRYAGVSEIFAGLGMNFLASGIAMYMVLGPWRRQTSASLSGTDLLPRELWWPTIDRLRLAPAAPVIALLALAVVWWALTKTRWGLEVRAVGLNPAAAGRLGVAAARRMLETLAACGALAGLAGMVQVVAVHHALIPNISSGIGLLGLLVALLARADPRWLLPVTIAFAAFTVGSIQLPLTLGIDSAIAGVLQGALVLFALATRVRKDTQAARG